A section of the Pseudophryne corroboree isolate aPseCor3 chromosome 11, aPseCor3.hap2, whole genome shotgun sequence genome encodes:
- the LOC134969567 gene encoding pleckstrin homology domain-containing family G member 4B-like, which produces MDRMDLPQDLRGKRGIIFGNLEKLRDFHSQYFLKELESCCKHPLRVSHCFLRHKDQFGMYALYSKNKPRSDLLLASHGNIFFKNKQRQLGDKMDLASYLLKPIQRMSKYALLLKDLIKECSEAQEHELVYLRAAEEMVKFQLRHGNDLLAMDAIRDCDVSEGAAGSGGGQCSYYFIDTSLCTRHT; this is translated from the exons ATGGATCGCATGGACCTCCCCCAGGACCTCCGCGGGAAAAGGGGCATCATCTTTGGCAACCTGGAGAAGCTGAGGGACTTCCACAGCCAGTATTTCCTGAAGGAGCTGGAGAGCTGCTGCAAACACCCTCTGCGTGTCAGCCACTGCTTTCTCCGTCAC AAAGACCAGTTTGGGATGTACGCTTTATACAGCAAGAATAAGCCCCGGTCCGACTTGTTACTAGCCAGCCACGGGAACATATTCTTTAAG AATAAGCAGCGGCAGCTGGGAGACAAGATGGACCTGGCCTCGTATCTGCTGAAGCCCATCCAGCGAATGAGCAAGTACGCTCTGCTCCTGAAGGACCTGATCAAGGAGTGCAGCGAGGCTCAGGAACATGAGCTGGTGTACCTGCGCGCCGCCGAGGAAATGGTGAAGTTCCAGCTCCGTCACGGCAATGACCTCCTAGCCATGGACGCCATACGGGACTGTGATGTGAGTGAAGGGGCAGCAGGTTCAGGAGGTGGACAGTGCAGTTACTACTTTATAGACACTTCTTTGTGTACACGTCACACGTGA